gtcgaggaacatgagcaacatcaggaacagaataagGAGTAGAAAGATGGCCTCTACTAGCAACAGAAAGTGGAGTACCATCAGCAGTGAAGACATGAACAGGAGAATCCAGCGAGCGAAGAGAAGACAAAgcggaagaatgagaagacatatgaaaagaagctccagagtccagaacccatggggatgtacctgactgtgtagagGGCGGGTGCTCAGTGCGGGAAGCATCAGTCACAGAACCAGCAGTACCCGTCGAGGAAGAACCTGAAGCCGCGAGCAGACGCTTAAGTCTCAGAATATCCTGCTCGGTCAAAGCAATGGCTGAAGCTGGCGGGGGAGATGACGCAGTCCCTGATGATCGCGCCTTGCGCAGGTGTTTCCGCTTGGTGTAGCACTGGGACTCAATATGACCATCATTCTTGCAGTAGTCACAATGTGAACGGGGGCGACCTGAGCCTCCAGAAGGAGTGGGCAAGAGCGGCAGAGCACTCGAGCGAGAATGGGGCGGTGCAGCAGGTGGAGTGGAAGAAACCCGAGTAGCAAGCACAGAGGGAACCTCCAGCAAACCAGCACCACGTAGGCGAGTCTCCTCAGCACGAATCTCTGAAAGCGCCTCCATGAGAGAAATACGGCCACGAGCAAGCAACTGAGCACGCCGGGGCTCAAACTCCTTACGAAGCCGAGACAGGAACTCGTAGACGCGATGAAACTCCAAATCGGCTTGGATAGCCTGGCAGCAGGGGCAAGTACGACAACCAGCACTGCGGAGAGAATCAAGCTGGCGCCAGATAGCAGAACTCTGTGCATAAAAGTCATCAACAGTAGagtcaccctgctgaagagcatgctcctgacgaaccacagacaggtataaggcatcaccagagggctcatagcgctgacgaagacaggtccacatctggaagacagtaggaagacccagaaactcagaagcaaactgaggcagaacactagcagtgagaacagcggcagcacgagcatcatcatCAAGCCACTGGGTGTAAACAGACAAAGCACCATGATAAGTCTGAAGAGCCTCCTCATAAGCCAGAGCCCTCTCATCATAGGCACGATCAGCAGCCTCATCAGCAACCTTAGCCGCATCCTTGGCGGCCTGATTAGCATCCAGAGGAAGAACCAGTGGAGTCGGCGGAGTAGGGGCCACCGGAGGAACCGGACGTGGCGGACAGCAGACCTCGCCAGAAAGAACACCCCAGAGACGGATGCCACGCATGTGAATGCGCATGAAGCCAGCGAACTCGGTGTAGTTAGTACCGTCGAAGATCACCGGACAGCGAGGGACAGCGACAAAGCCCGAGGCAGTAGacatttttttttttttgcaaagatCCGAACGAGGACAACGGCGCAGCAGACCACAGATGGCAGCCCAGCCGATCAGGAGGGGATCGAACTGGCGGGAGGGGCGGACGATCCGGAGCTGCCCGGGCACCGGGCGGAAGTAGAGGAGCCGGGCGGGGCGACGGGAAGGAGCCGGGCGGGCGCGGGCGGGCGACGAACTGGAGGGCGGGCGACGGCAGCACCTGGCGGGAGGAAGAGGTGCCGGGCGGGCGCTGGCGGCGACGAACTGGAGGGCGGGCGAGGCAGAGTAGCGACGCCGAGACAGAGGAAAAatcgcggcggcggcaggacggGATCGAGCACGAGTTGCGCGTGCGAAAAAGAGACCTaaagctctaataccatgttaggaataagcaacttgtattcccatgaggccataggccgatatatatacatgtacaggtgtggtaTATATGCAGGAAACCTCTTATACTACGGGATAAATACGAAGGGGTATACACGACTTATACTATAACTCTAACACTCTGATCCTCCACCCACGCATGACAAAGAGGTTCTCTCCCGTGAGGTGCTACACACAAATGACCCTACAGGTTTCCTTGCTGCGCCTGTCTGCAGCCTCCTCTCCTCCCTCACCCGCTTACACTTTTATGGCAATCATGAGGGGGAGGTGGAGCGCTTCACTAATGAGCAA
The sequence above is a segment of the Aegilops tauschii subsp. strangulata cultivar AL8/78 chromosome 6, Aet v6.0, whole genome shotgun sequence genome. Coding sequences within it:
- the LOC120966227 gene encoding uncharacterized protein: MSTASGFVAVPRCPVIFDGTNYTEFAGFMRIHMRGIRLWGVLSGEVCCPPRPVPPVAPTPPTPLVLPLDANQAAKDAAKVADEAADRAYDERALAYEEALQTYHGALSVYTQWLDDDARAAAVLTASVLPQFASEFLGLPTVFQMWTCLRQRYEPSGDALYLSVVRQEHALQQGDSTVDDFYAQSSAIWRQLDSLRSAGCRTCPCCQAIQADLEFHRVYEFLSRLRKEFEPRRAQLLARGRISLMEALSEIRAEETRLRGAGLLEVPSVLATRVSSTPPAAPPHSRSSALPLLPTPSGGSGRPRSHCDYCKNDGHIESQCYTKRKHLRKARSSGTASSPPPASAIALTEQDILRLKRLLAASGSSSTGTAGSVTDASRTEHPPSTQSGSSHAHSGWGWPSPP